In a genomic window of Scyliorhinus torazame isolate Kashiwa2021f chromosome 5, sScyTor2.1, whole genome shotgun sequence:
- the LOC140420772 gene encoding uncharacterized protein has protein sequence MEKPWKCGDCGKGFNYPYQLETHRRSHTGERPFTCSVCDKGFTQSSHLLTHQRVHTGERPFTCSVCGKGFTHSSPLRTHQLIHTGERPFKCSDCGDSFKSSAELMRHQRVHTGERPFTCSVCGKGFTQSSDLLTHHRVHTGERPFSCPVCEKAFTLVGNLLRHQRVHTGERPFICSECGKGFTQHSSLLTHQRLHTGERPFTCSACGKGFAQSSNLLTHQRVHM, from the coding sequence atggagaaaccgtggaaatgtggggactgtggaaagggattcaattacccataccagctggaaactcatcgacgcagtcacactggggagaggccgttcacctgctccgtctgCGACAAGGGGTTCACTCAGTCtagccacctgctgacacaccaacgggtccacaccggggagaggccgttcacctgttcagtGTGCGGGAAGGGCTTCACTCACTCGTCCCCACTCCGAACACACCAGCTCATTCACACCGGCGAGAGGCCATTCAAATGCTCTGATTGCGGCGACAGCTTCAAGAGCTCTGCCGAGCTGATGAGGCACCAGCGGGTCcacactggcgagaggccgttcacctgctccgtctgcgggaagggattcacccagtcGTCCGACCTGCTGACCCACCACCGGgtccacaccggagagaggccgttcagctgccctGTCTGCGAGAAGGCCTTCACGTTGGTCGGCAACTTGCTGCGACACCAGCGGGTCCACACTGGGGAgcggccgttcatctgctccgagTGCGGGAAGGGGTTCACACAGCACTCCAGCCTGCTGACCCATCAAcgacttcacaccggggagaggccgttcacctgctccgcctGTGGCAAGGGGTTCGCTCAGTCCTCCAACCTGCTgacgcaccagcgggttcacaTGTGA